In Symmachiella dynata, the following are encoded in one genomic region:
- a CDS encoding sulfatase, producing the protein MRRLSFCIALITYLNALAAPQVVRGEEQTELSQTAKPPNLLFILTDQHRQDGVGAYGLSSVKTPHIDRLAIDGIRFELAYAAQPVCSPNRASIFSGLYPHGHGVPENNIPLPEKVVTFANRLQSAGYETGYFGKWHLGRRFGTGFEQFPEYPADGRGKDHYFIMADGSRRYAPDVLTDDAIEFLRKKRDRPFFAMLSYYPPHPPYSVPQKYEDLYLKDYPDEPLRRSYYGMCTKVDEQIGRLLDVLDELDVRDNTLIVFTTEHGHFFQGGGGRGDRLDKRSLKRACYDEAARIPLVMCLPGVIPDGQTSRQLICSVDLKPTLLNLLGLEIPENLHGHDLSEVVRGRVKQLRNYLVFVNVPFVEQPERGLERCVRNDQWKLILSDTVNPELYDMHNDPQEHHNLYEQRRDSPVVRGLVNDLAEWSDEVHDPLTPQLINQLAPSEAGIQQSP; encoded by the coding sequence ATGAGACGTTTGAGCTTCTGCATCGCGCTGATCACTTACTTGAATGCTCTTGCCGCACCCCAAGTCGTTCGCGGGGAGGAACAAACGGAGCTTTCTCAAACGGCAAAGCCGCCGAATCTGTTGTTCATTTTGACTGACCAACACCGACAGGACGGTGTGGGGGCATATGGCCTGAGTTCTGTCAAGACGCCACACATTGACCGTCTAGCTATCGATGGAATTCGTTTTGAGCTCGCCTATGCAGCTCAGCCTGTCTGTTCTCCCAATCGCGCTTCGATTTTCTCGGGATTGTATCCGCATGGGCATGGCGTGCCGGAGAATAATATCCCTCTTCCCGAAAAAGTTGTGACGTTTGCAAATCGGCTGCAGTCTGCCGGCTACGAGACCGGCTACTTTGGAAAGTGGCATCTTGGTCGCCGCTTTGGAACGGGCTTTGAACAGTTCCCGGAATATCCAGCAGACGGACGTGGGAAGGATCATTATTTCATCATGGCCGATGGCAGTCGACGATATGCACCTGACGTGTTGACGGATGATGCGATCGAATTTCTCCGCAAGAAACGGGACCGTCCTTTCTTTGCAATGTTGAGCTACTATCCCCCGCATCCACCTTATTCGGTTCCGCAGAAATATGAGGATCTTTATCTCAAGGACTATCCTGATGAGCCGTTGAGGCGTAGTTATTACGGAATGTGCACGAAAGTGGACGAACAGATCGGCCGTTTGCTGGATGTTCTTGATGAATTGGATGTGCGGGACAATACGCTCATCGTGTTCACCACGGAACACGGACACTTCTTTCAGGGGGGAGGGGGACGAGGCGACCGCCTAGACAAACGGAGTCTCAAACGAGCCTGCTATGATGAAGCCGCTCGGATTCCCCTAGTCATGTGTCTGCCCGGTGTGATTCCCGACGGGCAGACGAGCCGTCAGCTGATTTGCTCGGTGGATCTCAAGCCGACGCTGCTCAATCTACTTGGGCTTGAAATCCCTGAAAACCTGCACGGACATGACCTGAGTGAGGTTGTCCGGGGGCGCGTCAAGCAACTTCGCAACTATCTCGTCTTTGTCAATGTGCCGTTCGTCGAACAGCCTGAGCGCGGACTGGAGCGTTGCGTCCGCAATGACCAGTGGAAGCTCATTCTGTCCGATACGGTCAACCCCGAACTCTACGACATGCACAACGATCCCCAAGAGCATCACAACCTTTATGAGCAGAGGCGGGACAGTCCAGTAGTTCGGGGGCTGGTCAATGACTTGGCCGAATGGTCCGACGAAGTTCATGATCCGCTGACGCCACAGCTGATCAATCAGCTCGCACCATCTGAGGCCGGCATCCAACAATCTCCCTGA
- a CDS encoding sigma factor, giving the protein MVQQIKEQAFCMSDPTVHDATPEQLDEDFCQKLASVQNILLSYVISLVRDVDTARDITQETNLALWRKRRSYSPAESFNSWALRFAHLQTLAALKSRRRDRLAFDQELMGQLASEAADVYGDLEDRVLKLRECLSRLPRHQHDIVLLRYHNESQLTAEVSPGANTIDFELTSS; this is encoded by the coding sequence ATGGTCCAACAGATCAAAGAGCAGGCTTTCTGCATGAGTGATCCGACGGTACATGACGCCACTCCCGAGCAACTTGATGAGGACTTCTGTCAAAAATTAGCCTCGGTGCAGAACATATTGTTGAGCTATGTCATCTCGCTTGTTCGGGACGTCGACACGGCACGTGACATCACTCAAGAGACCAACTTAGCGCTCTGGCGGAAGCGCCGCTCGTATTCACCTGCTGAGAGCTTCAATAGCTGGGCGCTACGATTTGCTCATCTCCAGACACTGGCGGCCCTGAAATCGCGCCGACGTGATCGTTTGGCATTTGATCAGGAGTTAATGGGGCAGTTGGCCAGTGAGGCAGCCGATGTCTATGGGGATCTCGAAGATCGCGTTCTAAAGCTGCGGGAATGTTTATCCCGGTTGCCCAGGCACCAGCACGACATCGTCTTGCTGCGGTATCACAACGAGTCCCAATTGACTGCAGAAGTTTCCCCGGGGGCAAATACCATTGATTTTGAACTGACGTCGTCCTGA
- a CDS encoding FAD-dependent oxidoreductase: MKNSESSTHRRRFLKSVVAGVAIGSSGVQVRLAEGADNQKGQTPASFPEIAKGEVLRTDGELVAENALRESARTIPVAGRSDVLVCGGGPAGIGAALAAARAGASVQLIEVGGCLGGVWTAGLLTKILNGGGKAGVMQELLSDLAERGSSVARETSGTVYDPELMKLLLEEKCIEAGVKIQLHTRLVGTVTNQKNQIVAIITESKSGRQAWVAQRFIDCSGDGDLAAQAGCQFDVGIGSQCECQPMSLIALLTGIEPSEVTEFIRENGSAAKSRLLKLMRGAGIKPSYRAPTLRHLHSGIFSLMTNHEYGVSATDAGQVTEATIRARAEVHAIVHDLRKLGGPWSNLAVVSSAEQIGVREGRRIRGRYTITGNDIITGLRHKDAVCRANFAIDVHNVFPDGSNPADVKRYRSAGVKAYDIPLPALIAADVDGLMMAGRCISGDFIAHSSYRVTGNSVPMGEAAGLTSVASLKQGVMPHELSWDTVQKAT, from the coding sequence ATGAAAAATTCTGAATCATCAACTCACCGGCGGCGGTTTCTGAAATCAGTCGTGGCCGGTGTTGCAATTGGATCGTCTGGTGTGCAGGTTCGTTTGGCAGAGGGAGCTGACAATCAGAAAGGCCAGACACCGGCGTCATTTCCAGAGATCGCCAAAGGTGAAGTCCTTCGCACAGATGGTGAGCTTGTTGCTGAGAATGCACTTCGTGAGTCAGCGCGCACGATTCCGGTCGCTGGCCGGAGCGATGTGCTCGTCTGTGGCGGCGGGCCGGCTGGAATTGGCGCAGCTCTGGCGGCGGCTCGTGCCGGAGCGAGTGTGCAGCTCATTGAAGTCGGCGGTTGTCTGGGAGGGGTTTGGACGGCCGGACTGCTGACCAAAATTCTCAATGGCGGGGGGAAAGCAGGAGTCATGCAAGAACTCCTCTCCGACTTGGCTGAGCGCGGTAGTTCCGTCGCGCGGGAGACATCCGGAACCGTCTACGACCCGGAGTTGATGAAGCTGCTGCTTGAGGAAAAGTGCATTGAAGCGGGTGTGAAAATCCAGTTACATACACGGCTCGTGGGAACCGTCACCAATCAGAAGAATCAGATTGTCGCGATCATCACGGAATCAAAATCGGGTCGGCAGGCCTGGGTGGCACAGCGATTCATCGATTGCTCCGGCGATGGCGATTTGGCTGCACAGGCGGGATGCCAGTTTGACGTTGGCATCGGCTCCCAGTGCGAATGCCAACCGATGTCACTGATCGCGCTGCTCACAGGGATTGAACCGTCGGAGGTTACGGAATTCATACGAGAAAATGGATCAGCGGCCAAATCTCGATTGCTAAAACTCATGCGGGGGGCAGGAATCAAACCTTCCTATCGCGCTCCCACGCTTCGGCATCTGCATAGCGGCATCTTTTCGCTGATGACGAATCATGAGTACGGGGTTTCTGCGACAGATGCCGGCCAGGTTACCGAAGCGACGATTCGCGCCCGCGCCGAAGTGCATGCCATCGTTCATGATCTCAGAAAACTTGGCGGACCATGGAGCAATCTTGCAGTCGTGTCGTCGGCGGAACAAATTGGTGTTCGTGAAGGCCGCCGCATTCGCGGCCGCTACACCATTACCGGCAATGATATTATCACCGGATTGCGACACAAAGATGCGGTCTGTCGGGCGAATTTTGCCATCGATGTTCACAACGTATTCCCCGATGGTTCGAATCCTGCTGACGTGAAGCGTTATCGATCTGCGGGGGTCAAGGCATATGACATTCCGCTTCCCGCACTGATCGCGGCTGATGTGGACGGTTTGATGATGGCCGGCCGCTGCATCAGCGGTGACTTCATCGCTCACTCAAGCTACCGCGTGACCGGGAATTCTGTGCCCATGGGCGAAGCAGCTGGTTTGACGTCCGTTGCGTCCCTCAAACAAGGAGTCATGCCACATGAACTCTCCTGGGACACGGTCCAGAAGGCTACCTAA
- a CDS encoding DUF6933 domain-containing protein, whose translation MKAGPLDTVPLDENPYADWSAHLFTVDRTQYIILSNTKSLCSCVIFGKGIPDRLSPKEPPFDSELAYRFECRTRAGWTLHLRCFSDHESAIEFC comes from the coding sequence ATCAAAGCCGGTCCTCTGGACACCGTGCCGCTGGATGAGAATCCGTATGCCGACTGGTCAGCCCACCTGTTCACGGTGGATCGCACCCAATACATCATTCTGTCAAACACGAAGTCGCTTTGTTCGTGCGTGATATTCGGTAAAGGAATCCCTGATCGGCTATCGCCCAAAGAACCCCCGTTCGATTCTGAACTGGCTTACCGTTTTGAATGCCGTACACGGGCAGGATGGACTTTGCATCTACGATGTTTCTCAGATCATGAATCAGCGATTGAATTCTGCTGA
- a CDS encoding DUF1559 domain-containing protein: protein MHFIMVAEGGYAEVAAAPPYANTEGFRLTAWLRGTVPFGPVMNGFLTPNSQIPDAISGSSKLTAARSYHSGIANVLLMDGSVRGAGDSIDETLYRALWTRSGGEIIGEF, encoded by the coding sequence ATGCATTTTATTATGGTTGCCGAAGGGGGCTACGCTGAAGTTGCCGCCGCACCTCCCTATGCGAATACGGAAGGCTTTCGATTAACCGCCTGGCTGCGAGGGACTGTTCCCTTTGGCCCGGTGATGAACGGATTCTTGACGCCCAACAGCCAGATCCCCGATGCGATCTCCGGCTCGTCAAAACTAACCGCTGCCCGCAGCTATCACTCCGGCATTGCCAATGTCCTGTTGATGGATGGGAGCGTCCGTGGAGCGGGAGATTCGATTGACGAGACACTCTATCGCGCGCTCTGGACTCGCTCGGGTGGCGAAATCATCGGCGAGTTCTAA
- a CDS encoding leucine-rich repeat domain-containing protein — protein MTESQSPQSRLPRTSTLLLIAVVLLIGDGVLMVWQPYRKYHRGQRATSVIERLGGDVVTEVFPPSWMPDSVDDEYLSVFGRVTQIRLTGAQISPAEFEHLEGLADLEILSLTNTHVSDAGLVYLRGLSNLRGLSLNGTQVSNVGLESLQGLANLKTLGLTNTRVSDAGLEHLRGLTHLKNLSLGDTQVTQAGIEKLRQSLPDCKIEWTPSSE, from the coding sequence ATGACCGAATCACAATCGCCCCAAAGCCGCCTGCCACGCACGAGCACGCTATTGCTCATCGCCGTGGTGTTGCTGATTGGCGATGGAGTGTTGATGGTGTGGCAACCGTATAGGAAATATCATCGTGGGCAGCGGGCGACCTCGGTGATTGAGCGGTTGGGTGGTGATGTTGTGACCGAGGTTTTTCCCCCCAGTTGGATGCCGGATTCAGTAGATGATGAATATTTGAGTGTATTCGGAAGAGTTACTCAAATTAGATTAACCGGTGCCCAAATCAGTCCTGCAGAGTTTGAGCATCTCGAAGGGCTTGCCGATCTCGAAATCCTGTCACTCACCAACACCCACGTCAGTGATGCGGGACTTGTGTATCTTCGAGGGCTTTCCAACCTTCGAGGTCTATCTCTCAACGGCACTCAAGTCAGCAATGTAGGACTTGAAAGCCTTCAAGGGCTTGCCAACCTTAAGACCCTGGGACTCACAAACACACGAGTCAGTGATGCCGGGCTTGAGCATCTTCGTGGGTTGACCCACCTAAAAAATCTGTCGCTAGGGGACACCCAAGTAACGCAAGCAGGAATCGAGAAACTCCGACAATCCTTACCCGATTGCAAAATCGAGTGGACACCATCATCCGAATAA